Proteins encoded in a region of the Triplophysa dalaica isolate WHDGS20190420 chromosome 10, ASM1584641v1, whole genome shotgun sequence genome:
- the si:dkey-42i9.4 gene encoding protein BTG1 yields MINLKMKTEVSTAANFVTRLLRGTRLLSEEQLQQFRFSLEESLGDHYLHHWFPNAPCRGSGYRCIRINHKMDPIIGRAANTIGLTKERLFSLLPSELTMWVDPFEVSYRIGEDGSICVLYESTPQSDTNPTPVESCKDGLRIGHPSPSKSFGMMTCSS; encoded by the exons ATGATaaacttgaaaatgaaaactgaagtcTCCACTGCGGCTAACTTTGTTACTCGTCTGTTGAGAGGAACAAGGCTGCTTTCAGAAGAACAGCTGCAACAATTCAGATTCTCTTTGGAAGAGTCTTTGGGTG ATCACTATCTGCACCACTGGTTCCCAAACGCACCCTGCAGAGGTTCAGGTTACAGGTGCATCCGGATCAACCACAAGATGGATCCTATAATAGGCAGAGCCGCCAACACCATCGGACTCACAAAGGAACGGCTCTTTTCCCTGCTGCCAAGTGAGCTCACCATGTGGGTCGACCCGTTTGAAGTGTCCTACCGGATCGGCGAGGACGGGTCCATATGCGTTCTCTACGAGTCCACGCCTCAATCGGACACAAATCCAACACCAGTGGAGAGCTGCAAAGATGGACTGAGAATCGGTCACCCAAGTCCATCCAAATCCTTCGGCATGATGACTTGTTCTAGCTGA